One Niabella beijingensis DNA window includes the following coding sequences:
- a CDS encoding SusC/RagA family TonB-linked outer membrane protein, giving the protein MRRLVLLLALLACSMLVFAQTKTITGAIKDEAGNAIPFATVAEKGTKNAISANADGNFSISVKEGATLTISAAGFNSIDKSTMENLKEIILNKEGKETIEEVVVTAVGVKRSERSLGYASTQVNADELTANGNRSALNALQGKVPGVEITSASGAPGASTRIIMRGFSSLGGSNQPLYVVDGVPVSNGQVGETDLNGGLDFGNRGNDINPNDIESINILQGGSATALYGSRAASGVVLITTKNGSKSNGKASVDIASATTFETPLRLPFMQNEFGQGWYNRTTAEGGDLQENGSWGPRFDGVNRPWGFVVDNQQLVKPYSALKSNVRDFFDVGKTLNNSVSVKNGDENKSYYVSYGNILADGIMPTDADSYKRHNVALRGNTKFLKIFNVSASVNYINKSSKYVLTGQDQSVLDGLWQAPRDISFVDQEDYHNKFYNVDNYYTLYAQNPYYVLKEHGNRFEENRIFGNLSVDAKVTPWLTATFKAGNDASSSTAKSWRAITQSARTKSNEELGRVTESSYSSSEFNTDFFLNIKPQISQDFTLDAIVGHNFNQRDGRTQTSEVRGLDIPGYYNLANSSSTPSVTATLSKRRLVGLYASANLGFKNMLFLNLTGRNDWSSTLPASNRSFFYPGASLSFVFSELLTNKDVLSFGKIRMGAARTGKDADPYQIYSVLNQASFTDGYRNFDFPLEGGVNGFSVSNLIGNQSLKPEISTDYEIGTDLKFFRNRIGLNFTAYNKIVTNLIWTSTIPSSTGFTAQTQNLGKITNKGVEIALSVIPVQNQDWNWEVFSNYSRNRNLLVELVEGLDQIPLGGTGSIGFVARPGNPLGLFEGTVVETDPQGRVVVDAKGLPIMKAEKQALGTSQNNFRIGGGTTLSYKNWSMRLVGDYRKGGVMYSRTAEMMYFTGNAIQTTYNDRQPFIVPNSVQKVGDTYVENTTPIAGFDHNLNLYFNQDYNAGVGSAYVLMSKTFFKLREFSLYYSFPKEWISRSFIRSVDLGLIGTNLLLWTPKSNPFTDPEQTTFGTDMAADYGDFGAAPTTRSIGFNLKLGF; this is encoded by the coding sequence ATGAGAAGACTTGTATTGCTATTAGCACTCCTTGCCTGCTCCATGTTGGTTTTTGCCCAGACAAAAACGATAACAGGTGCTATTAAGGATGAAGCAGGGAATGCGATTCCCTTTGCCACTGTCGCGGAAAAAGGAACGAAAAACGCCATTTCTGCTAATGCCGATGGAAATTTTAGCATAAGCGTCAAAGAAGGCGCAACGCTTACGATTTCGGCAGCAGGGTTTAATTCCATTGATAAAAGCACAATGGAAAACCTGAAAGAAATTATTTTAAACAAAGAAGGTAAAGAGACGATCGAAGAGGTGGTCGTTACAGCCGTTGGTGTAAAACGGTCTGAACGTTCGTTGGGTTATGCTTCCACACAGGTAAATGCCGACGAGTTGACTGCCAACGGTAACAGAAGTGCATTAAATGCATTACAGGGAAAGGTCCCCGGGGTGGAAATTACTTCTGCTTCCGGTGCACCGGGTGCATCTACCCGTATCATTATGCGTGGTTTTAGCTCTCTCGGTGGTTCAAACCAGCCACTTTATGTAGTGGATGGGGTACCCGTAAGTAATGGGCAGGTAGGTGAAACCGATCTGAATGGCGGCCTGGATTTTGGTAACCGCGGAAACGATATTAACCCGAATGACATCGAATCGATAAATATCCTTCAGGGTGGTTCAGCAACAGCTCTTTACGGATCCCGGGCAGCATCCGGTGTGGTGCTTATCACAACAAAGAACGGGTCGAAATCAAATGGCAAGGCCAGTGTTGATATCGCTTCTGCAACAACTTTTGAAACGCCGCTCCGGCTGCCCTTTATGCAGAATGAATTCGGACAGGGATGGTATAATCGGACAACGGCTGAAGGGGGTGATTTGCAGGAAAACGGTAGCTGGGGACCGCGCTTTGACGGCGTAAATCGTCCCTGGGGATTTGTGGTAGATAATCAGCAGCTTGTTAAACCTTATTCTGCGCTTAAATCCAATGTGAGGGACTTTTTTGATGTTGGAAAGACATTAAATAATTCAGTATCAGTAAAAAATGGGGATGAAAATAAAAGCTATTATGTCTCTTACGGAAATATTCTGGCCGATGGTATTATGCCCACAGATGCAGATTCTTATAAAAGACATAATGTGGCATTGAGGGGGAACACTAAATTTTTAAAGATATTTAATGTAAGCGCCTCCGTAAATTATATCAATAAATCTTCAAAATATGTATTGACAGGGCAGGATCAGTCTGTGCTCGATGGTTTATGGCAGGCTCCAAGGGATATTAGTTTTGTAGACCAGGAAGACTATCATAATAAATTTTATAACGTTGACAACTATTATACATTATACGCTCAGAACCCGTATTATGTACTGAAAGAACACGGGAACCGGTTCGAGGAAAACCGGATATTCGGAAATTTGTCTGTTGATGCTAAAGTGACCCCCTGGTTAACGGCTACTTTTAAAGCAGGTAATGACGCCTCCAGCAGCACTGCAAAGAGCTGGAGGGCGATAACACAATCAGCCAGAACAAAAAGTAATGAGGAGTTGGGACGAGTGACGGAATCTTCTTATTCTTCCTCTGAGTTTAATACGGATTTTTTCCTGAATATTAAACCACAGATCAGCCAGGATTTTACATTGGATGCGATTGTGGGGCATAACTTCAACCAGCGGGATGGCCGCACACAAACTTCAGAGGTAAGAGGACTGGATATTCCCGGGTATTATAACCTGGCAAACAGCTCCTCGACTCCTTCGGTTACCGCTACCCTGTCAAAACGCAGGTTGGTGGGATTGTATGCCAGTGCCAACCTCGGATTTAAGAATATGCTGTTCCTGAATCTTACCGGCCGGAATGACTGGTCCTCCACACTGCCTGCTTCAAACAGGTCCTTCTTCTATCCGGGAGCGAGCCTGAGCTTTGTGTTCTCCGAATTGCTCACCAATAAAGACGTATTGTCATTTGGTAAGATCCGGATGGGAGCTGCAAGGACTGGTAAAGACGCAGACCCCTACCAGATCTATTCGGTGTTAAATCAAGCCTCTTTTACAGATGGATACCGCAACTTCGATTTCCCGCTTGAGGGCGGCGTTAATGGTTTTAGTGTATCTAACTTAATAGGTAACCAAAGTTTGAAACCTGAGATCTCAACCGACTATGAGATCGGTACCGATCTGAAATTTTTCAGAAACAGGATCGGATTGAATTTTACAGCTTATAACAAGATCGTAACAAACCTTATCTGGACCTCCACAATTCCTTCAAGTACCGGATTTACAGCCCAGACGCAAAACCTTGGTAAAATAACCAACAAAGGAGTTGAAATTGCGTTGAGCGTTATCCCGGTACAAAATCAGGACTGGAATTGGGAAGTGTTTTCCAACTACTCGCGCAACCGTAACCTGCTTGTAGAGCTGGTAGAAGGACTGGATCAAATTCCTCTGGGTGGTACCGGATCAATCGGCTTTGTTGCCCGTCCTGGAAATCCACTCGGTTTATTTGAAGGAACGGTGGTGGAAACCGACCCACAGGGAAGAGTTGTGGTAGATGCCAAGGGCTTACCGATTATGAAGGCGGAGAAACAAGCATTGGGCACATCTCAGAACAATTTCAGGATCGGCGGAGGAACGACATTAAGTTATAAGAACTGGAGCATGCGACTGGTGGGTGATTATCGCAAAGGTGGTGTCATGTACTCCCGCACAGCAGAGATGATGTATTTTACCGGAAATGCGATCCAGACTACATATAATGATCGGCAGCCGTTCATTGTACCCAACTCGGTACAAAAAGTGGGTGACACGTATGTAGAAAATACAACACCCATTGCTGGGTTCGATCATAATCTCAATTTGTATTTCAATCAGGATTACAATGCGGGTGTTGGATCTGCCTATGTGTTGATGTCAAAAACCTTTTTCAAATTAAGAGAATTCAGTTTATACTATTCATTCCCCAAAGAGTGGATTTCCAGATCCTTTATCCGGTCCGTTGATCTGGGCCTTATTGGTACGAATTTGCTGTTGTGGACTCCGAAATCTAATCCATTCACCGACCCCGAGCAAACAACATTTGGTACTGATATGGCGGCTGATTACGGAGATTTTGGTGCAGCTCCAACTACCCGGAGTATCGGTTTTAACTTAAAACTCGGGTTTTAG
- a CDS encoding DUF7015 domain-containing protein, with amino-acid sequence MKIIAFFLFLFTLTGLYSCLKDDSTIIKPEGSNSVVEFGNPSGLSSNTTDPLRFYILSFDISPLDTIVIPITYSGPRDAGKDITVDIALEPTLVDDYNEAHDEAYEILNSNIYTLPATVVIKKGSRIANLIIPAKIDQIDFDASYVLPLKITSASGETIGANFSKILVSIGPKNKYDGKYNYKSSAAQTLLPNRNANVELRTAGPNRVRLIPGLVANYSNEVYYNIDPITNRVTTEMTTLLPIGNNFPESRYDPGTKTFYLKWTSDGGARFYEETITYQGPR; translated from the coding sequence ATGAAAATAATTGCATTTTTTTTGTTTTTATTTACTCTTACTGGGCTTTATTCCTGTCTGAAGGATGACAGCACTATAATTAAACCAGAGGGTAGCAACAGTGTTGTCGAATTTGGTAACCCCAGTGGGTTGAGCTCAAATACTACCGATCCTTTACGATTTTACATACTAAGTTTTGATATTTCACCATTAGATACAATTGTAATACCAATTACCTATTCGGGGCCAAGAGATGCTGGCAAAGATATTACAGTTGATATTGCATTGGAACCAACACTAGTTGATGATTATAATGAAGCACATGATGAGGCGTACGAAATACTGAATTCTAATATTTATACGCTTCCGGCTACTGTAGTTATTAAGAAAGGCTCTAGGATTGCAAATTTGATAATTCCTGCTAAAATTGATCAAATTGATTTTGATGCATCCTATGTGCTGCCTTTGAAAATTACAAGTGCTTCAGGAGAAACCATAGGTGCAAATTTCAGTAAGATTTTAGTTAGCATTGGTCCTAAGAACAAATATGATGGTAAATATAACTATAAATCGTCTGCAGCTCAAACATTATTGCCTAACAGAAATGCAAACGTGGAGCTGAGAACAGCCGGACCCAATCGTGTAAGACTAATACCTGGTTTAGTCGCTAATTATTCTAATGAAGTATATTATAATATTGATCCAATTACAAATCGCGTGACGACAGAAATGACGACTTTATTACCAATTGGAAATAACTTTCCGGAAAGTAGATATGATCCAGGTACTAAAACATTTTATCTTAAGTGGACTTCAGATGGAGGGGCAAGGTTTTATGAAGAGACAATTACTTATCAAGGACCTAGATAA
- a CDS encoding SusD/RagB family nutrient-binding outer membrane lipoprotein — protein sequence MKKISIYIFSILAFGGCKKFVDINDNPNAATGKIDEEVLMPKTIVEYANGGPAADLYGAGMVGYLVNPGGVSGFGSVITYNYGPGDFAAFWNIYDNIQDLNEIIKRGETDPSFLYYSGAAKVLKALSYQQLVDTYNNVPYSAANQGGNNLTPEYDKAEDIYKSLASLVDGAMKDFTDGAVNPTSLALTNARDPLFQGNITNWKKLANTVKLRIILRAKEKIAFENTTFSSDGFLTEDAIVQPGYTNVDGKVNPTWTRAYNVAGSQQGGGLQQRVPSFYILGFYNNNKLNDKFRGYLMYRSFPNPGVNQLGFDPGTDAAARVKAPNDWFLAKGTPSASNFLGIGVFKGPDAFQPIVLAAESYFLQAEGALKGLVTTITAKEAFEKGILASFTYLNKDKNNAVSTTISVNKTTGELVKDKPANDPNYVAINPASEVETYKADNSGNYLVDFDLATTSEQKLEAIITQKYIALNLLFGGEAWNEYRRTGYPKTTQPSVANKYTSFASLQSLATTPDKLPTRIQYPTNEFQYNTVNVNAQKGTAPNGGINVLADKIFWAK from the coding sequence ATGAAAAAGATTTCAATATATATATTTTCCATACTTGCCTTTGGAGGTTGCAAAAAATTTGTAGATATTAATGATAACCCAAATGCAGCTACAGGAAAGATCGATGAAGAGGTACTAATGCCAAAAACCATCGTGGAATATGCAAACGGCGGTCCGGCTGCTGATCTTTATGGCGCAGGAATGGTGGGCTACTTAGTGAATCCTGGCGGCGTGTCCGGCTTTGGCTCGGTAATTACGTATAATTACGGGCCGGGCGATTTTGCAGCTTTTTGGAATATTTATGATAATATACAGGACCTGAATGAAATTATAAAAAGAGGAGAGACCGACCCTTCGTTCCTTTATTACTCCGGTGCTGCAAAAGTATTAAAGGCGTTAAGCTATCAGCAACTGGTGGATACGTATAATAATGTGCCTTATTCGGCAGCAAACCAGGGTGGTAATAACCTGACCCCGGAGTATGACAAAGCAGAAGATATTTATAAATCACTGGCGAGCCTTGTTGATGGTGCAATGAAAGATTTTACAGATGGTGCTGTTAATCCTACTTCGCTGGCATTGACCAATGCAAGGGATCCTCTCTTTCAGGGCAATATAACCAACTGGAAAAAGCTAGCAAATACAGTAAAACTCCGGATCATATTAAGGGCGAAGGAGAAAATTGCGTTTGAAAATACAACGTTTTCTTCCGATGGTTTCTTAACAGAGGACGCTATTGTGCAACCGGGTTATACAAATGTTGATGGCAAAGTGAATCCCACTTGGACAAGAGCATACAATGTAGCAGGATCACAACAGGGGGGCGGATTGCAGCAAAGAGTACCTTCATTTTATATTTTGGGTTTTTACAATAACAATAAATTGAACGACAAATTCAGGGGATATCTGATGTATCGTTCATTTCCAAATCCGGGTGTCAACCAGCTTGGATTCGATCCGGGTACAGATGCCGCTGCAAGGGTTAAAGCTCCCAATGATTGGTTTTTAGCAAAAGGAACGCCTTCTGCATCTAACTTTTTGGGCATCGGTGTATTTAAAGGTCCGGATGCGTTTCAACCCATTGTGTTGGCTGCTGAGAGTTATTTCCTGCAGGCAGAAGGGGCGTTAAAGGGACTTGTTACTACCATCACAGCAAAAGAGGCATTCGAAAAAGGGATCCTGGCTTCTTTTACGTATCTGAATAAGGATAAAAATAATGCAGTGTCTACCACCATTTCAGTGAATAAGACGACAGGGGAACTGGTGAAGGACAAACCAGCTAATGATCCCAATTACGTGGCCATTAACCCCGCATCAGAGGTTGAAACTTATAAAGCAGATAATAGTGGTAATTATCTCGTTGATTTTGATCTTGCAACGACCAGTGAGCAAAAGTTAGAGGCGATCATTACCCAGAAGTATATCGCGTTAAATCTTCTGTTTGGAGGAGAAGCCTGGAATGAATACCGTAGAACCGGATATCCCAAAACAACACAACCCAGCGTCGCAAATAAATACACCAGTTTTGCTTCTTTGCAATCTTTAGCCACCACCCCAGATAAGCTTCCCACAAGAATCCAGTACCCTACAAATGAGTTTCAATATAATACAGTTAATGTTAACGCTCAAAAAGGCACTGCACCGAATGGTGGTATTAACGTATTGGCAGATAAGATTTTCTGGGCAAAGTAA
- a CDS encoding SusC/RagA family TonB-linked outer membrane protein, with protein sequence MRKIVPLLTMLMAICITGYSQTKTVTGSVVDETGRPIPFATITVIGANLGVAADDEGHFSINVTTGAILEISATGFNTIQKNSAENLKAIMLVKSGKETIEEVIVTASGLTMSKNKVGYGSTVLTSDKLVQASPQNVTSALAGKVPGLQINAVNGGVNPSFSVVLRGYRSITGNNQALIVLDNVIVPNEVVGNLNPNDIENISVLNGASAAALYGSRASNGALIITTKKGSYLKTEVTISQTISAQSVSFYPKLQKQFGSGSTAYIQEYLPYENQQYGPAYDGSNVEIGDFPLPSGKTQTVPYAWNSKEGKLNFWKPALSSQTDLSVSTPTGKGRIYFGAQYLNANGVVENDNFKRTTFSLGGTEKIYPNLSLDYSMRYNQNAYDIVQTGVLAALYDQILNTPGHIPVTRYKNWQVDSFAMPDFYYNAFYNNPYFIKDNNRSRTKNEYLLGNVSLKYSPLSWLDLTGRLGITSRNYNVKNWTNIYRYSQYAKDHTNGSYKKSDITGSVNDAMGNEISLIGDFLATFKKKVSDFDLQLTLAGQLIQEEGKALNAGITGLGVPDLFNISNQIAPPTAGESNFRTRTVGFYADFYGTWKNMLTLHLTGRRDEVSVLDPGYNVFYYPAGDISLLLHKAIPAIASSRVINALKIRAAMSNVGNVNLGPYRTKPTFGQGAGYPYSGNVGYSIGNTIVQEGLKPEFTFSKEAGFDIDLWNSRISASFTIYGQETKNQTMPASVTQSTGFTTYITNTGNTKGSGIETSLSVTPIQKEDFSLTVGANYTYNNNKVVDLGLGDLQLFRMLFFGDGTGVYAATGKAFPALYVTDYLRDSATGKVIVDAVTGYPTLNPNITYAGNTQPLHRLGLNLDADYKGIALRTVFEYRGGYVMYNGLGGTLDFSGAGINTAMYNRERFVFPNSVYKDPATGKYVDNTNITVADGGPNFWTQNDTRRAVTMNYVTSGAFWKLREVSLSYRLPQTILNKTGFIKGVEIAAIGRNLFVWTPKSNVYTDPEFTANANGTGNSIGLNDLGQIPPSRYYGGTLTLKF encoded by the coding sequence ATGAGAAAAATTGTACCATTGCTTACAATGCTTATGGCCATTTGTATAACGGGCTATTCGCAAACAAAGACAGTAACCGGCTCTGTTGTGGATGAAACCGGGCGGCCAATTCCCTTCGCCACAATAACCGTAATTGGAGCAAACCTGGGAGTTGCAGCGGACGATGAAGGGCATTTTTCCATCAATGTCACCACTGGGGCGATTCTTGAAATTTCTGCTACAGGATTCAATACTATTCAAAAGAACAGCGCTGAAAATTTAAAAGCAATAATGCTTGTCAAAAGTGGTAAAGAAACAATCGAGGAAGTGATAGTTACTGCTTCTGGTTTAACAATGTCAAAAAATAAGGTTGGTTATGGTAGCACCGTACTTACGTCTGATAAACTGGTGCAGGCTTCTCCTCAAAATGTCACTTCCGCCTTGGCTGGTAAAGTTCCGGGTTTGCAGATTAATGCTGTAAATGGAGGGGTAAATCCCAGTTTTAGTGTTGTGCTGAGAGGCTACAGGTCTATAACAGGAAATAATCAGGCATTGATTGTATTGGATAATGTCATTGTGCCCAATGAGGTTGTAGGAAATTTGAATCCGAATGATATTGAAAATATTTCAGTATTAAATGGAGCATCAGCTGCGGCCTTATATGGATCGCGTGCATCGAACGGTGCGCTGATTATTACCACAAAGAAGGGCTCTTACCTCAAAACAGAAGTAACTATTTCCCAAACGATTTCAGCACAAAGTGTTTCTTTTTATCCAAAGCTTCAGAAACAGTTCGGGTCAGGATCTACTGCATACATTCAGGAATATCTGCCCTACGAGAACCAGCAGTATGGACCGGCATACGATGGATCCAATGTTGAAATAGGTGATTTCCCGTTACCAAGCGGGAAAACCCAAACTGTTCCTTATGCCTGGAACAGCAAAGAAGGAAAGCTGAATTTCTGGAAACCGGCTCTTTCCTCGCAAACTGATTTGTCGGTGTCTACTCCCACAGGAAAAGGGAGAATCTATTTTGGAGCGCAGTATCTGAATGCCAACGGTGTTGTAGAGAATGATAATTTTAAACGTACAACTTTTAGTCTTGGTGGTACCGAAAAAATATATCCGAATCTTAGCCTGGATTATTCAATGCGTTATAATCAAAATGCCTATGATATTGTTCAAACTGGCGTGCTTGCTGCCCTTTATGATCAGATATTAAATACACCAGGGCATATTCCGGTTACGAGGTATAAAAACTGGCAGGTGGACTCATTTGCCATGCCGGATTTTTACTATAACGCATTTTATAACAATCCTTACTTTATAAAGGATAATAATCGTTCGAGAACAAAAAATGAATACCTGCTCGGCAATGTATCTCTGAAGTATTCTCCGCTTAGCTGGCTGGATCTGACGGGTCGGCTGGGTATTACATCGAGGAATTACAATGTAAAAAACTGGACAAATATTTACCGGTATAGTCAGTATGCAAAAGATCATACAAACGGCTCCTATAAAAAATCCGATATCACAGGTAGTGTGAATGATGCAATGGGAAATGAAATTAGTTTGATCGGCGATTTTCTTGCTACATTTAAAAAGAAGGTCTCAGATTTTGACTTGCAGTTGACATTGGCCGGCCAGTTAATCCAGGAGGAAGGTAAAGCTTTAAATGCCGGCATTACTGGATTGGGCGTTCCCGATTTATTTAATATTTCAAATCAGATAGCTCCCCCAACAGCAGGGGAAAGCAATTTTAGAACCCGCACAGTAGGTTTCTATGCGGATTTTTATGGAACATGGAAGAATATGCTCACATTACACCTGACGGGCAGACGAGATGAAGTTTCTGTACTGGATCCGGGTTATAATGTATTCTATTATCCTGCAGGCGACATTTCTTTGCTCTTACACAAAGCAATTCCGGCGATCGCCAGTAGCAGGGTTATAAATGCTTTGAAGATCAGAGCAGCAATGAGTAATGTGGGAAATGTAAACCTGGGCCCATACAGAACCAAACCTACTTTTGGCCAAGGTGCAGGTTACCCCTATTCTGGCAATGTTGGTTATTCTATTGGTAATACAATCGTTCAGGAAGGCTTAAAACCCGAATTTACTTTTTCCAAAGAAGCAGGATTTGATATCGATCTTTGGAACAGCAGGATTTCAGCATCTTTTACGATTTATGGGCAAGAGACAAAAAACCAGACAATGCCAGCGAGTGTTACCCAATCGACCGGATTTACAACATATATAACGAATACGGGGAATACTAAGGGAAGTGGGATAGAAACCAGCCTGTCCGTAACACCTATACAAAAAGAAGATTTTTCACTGACGGTCGGAGCAAACTACACCTACAACAATAATAAAGTTGTTGACCTGGGATTAGGTGATCTGCAACTATTCCGAATGTTATTCTTTGGTGACGGAACTGGTGTTTACGCTGCAACAGGCAAAGCTTTTCCTGCACTTTATGTGACCGATTATTTAAGGGACTCAGCTACAGGCAAAGTAATTGTAGATGCGGTGACCGGATATCCTACTTTAAATCCTAATATTACGTATGCCGGAAATACACAACCCCTTCATCGTTTAGGTTTAAATCTGGATGCGGACTACAAGGGGATTGCTTTGAGGACAGTATTTGAATACCGGGGGGGCTATGTGATGTATAACGGTTTGGGAGGCACTCTTGACTTTTCAGGTGCCGGGATCAATACTGCGATGTATAACAGAGAACGGTTCGTGTTTCCTAACTCCGTATACAAGGACCCGGCAACAGGAAAATATGTGGATAACACAAATATTACAGTGGCGGACGGAGGACCAAACTTTTGGACTCAAAACGATACCAGGCGCGCAGTGACGATGAACTATGTTACATCAGGGGCATTCTGGAAACTTCGTGAAGTGTCCCTGAGTTACCGTCTTCCACAAACGATATTGAATAAAACCGGCTTTATTAAAGGCGTAGAAATTGCAGCCATCGGACGTAATCTGTTTGTGTGGACTCCTAAGTCAAACGTATACACTGACCCGGAATTTACCGCAAATGCAAACGGAACCGGAAATAGTATCGGGTTGAATGATTTAGGTCAGATACCACCATCCCGGTATTATGGTGGTACACTCACGCTTAAATTCTAA